Part of the Natranaerovirga pectinivora genome is shown below.
TAGTCATTTTTTATAAAACAGGAATGATATCAAATATGGATACGGCAAGAATTGAAGAGGGAAGAGATGTAGGTTATACGGGTGTGTTTAGTCCCTATATTAATGGAGAAAAACTCACATTTTACTCTATGGATAATGAAATATATGATGAGCAAACAAATAGTAGATGGAATTTATTAGGTATAGCTGAAGAAGGGCCTCTAGAAGGTGAAAAATTAGAAATGCTAATTGCAGCTGATGTATTCTGGTTTTCTTGGGCAGCTTATTTTCCAGATACAGAAATATATACTTAGGGTCTATATTAAATAGGGCGTATATTTGCTAATAATTTACGTCCTTATTTATGAGTTTTTTATTATAGAAAAATTGTAATGCCTATTGTTGTTTGCTTCTTATTAGGTCTTCATATAATACATTATCAGTGCATAATATTAAGAATAGATAAGCTTTTGAAGTTCTTAGAAGCATCAAATAGCTCTCACGCTGAAAGGAAATGATTTATTTTGGATGAAGATAAAAAACTTCAAGGAAGTGAATTGATTCGAATAGACTGTCGAGAAGCTATTGTATCTGAAGATTTTGCTGATTTAATTGTTGCTTACGAAGGTAATATTACACAAGCATTAATTGACTATAATGCTATTTGTTACCAAATAATAAATGAAAACGTTGCAGTTTTACACACGTCTTTAGCTATTTCAATTGCAATAGGTACAAGTGATGATATTAGGAATATACCTAGGCTACTTGGCCCCTATGGTACTCTTAGCGTAGATCGATCAGGAATACTTCCTTTTCATACACATCCATATATTCCACTAAGGGGAACAGGTGTTATAATTGGCTTTGTTGATTCGGGGATAGATTATACTAACCCTGCATTTATAAAAAGGAATAACACATCAAAAATTCTATCGATTTGGGATCAAACCATTCAAGAAGGATTGCCTCCTTCGAATTTTCAATATGGGACAGAATATACAAATAATGATATTAATATAGCCTTACAGAGCGAGAATCCGTATGAAGTAGTGCCTTCAATTGATGAAACAGGTCATGGCACATTTTTAGCAGGTATTGCAGCAGGAGTGGCTATCGATGATACATTTGTAGGGGCAGCTCCAGAAGCAGACGTTATAATGGTAAAATTAAAACCAGGAAAAAAATACATAAGAGATTTTTATTTGATAGAAGAAGATGCAATCGTTTATCAAGATAATGATATTATAATGGGTATACAATATCTTGTAGATAAAGCAGCAAGTGTAAACCGCCCATTGGTTATATGTTTAGGAATTGGTACTAATTTAGATGGTCATGACGGGACTTCTTTACTAGAGGAGTTTATTAATACCATTGGTGATATAACAGGCAAAGCTATAATAGTAGCTGCAGGGAATGAAGCTAATTTACGCCATCATTTTACGAACGTATATCCTTACAATACACCTTATCAAGATACAGAAGTCATTGTTGGTGGAAATGAGAGAGGCCTTTTTATAAATATATGGGCACAGGCACCAGATATTTATTCTATTGCCATATTATCACCAACAGGAGAATTTATTTCTAGAGTACCACCTATTGAAAGATGGAAAGAGTACACTTTATGGTTAGAACGCACTGAGATTTATATAAAATATATATCTATTGAACCAAGAACAGGAAGTCAATTAATTTTAATTAGAATTAAAGAACCAACTGAAGGTGTATGGACTTTAAGAATTATTGGGGAAGTGGTTGTAGTAGGGCAATACAGCATATATTTGGATAGAGAAGGATGGATATTGCCAACAACAAGTTTTTTTATTTCTTCAATTTTCTCTACAGTAACGGTACCTGGAACGGCTAAAACTCCTATTACCGTAGGCGCATACAATCATTATGATGAAAGTCTATATATAAGTTCTGGCAGAGGTCCTACAAGGGCAGGCGTTT
Proteins encoded:
- a CDS encoding S8 family peptidase gives rise to the protein MDEDKKLQGSELIRIDCREAIVSEDFADLIVAYEGNITQALIDYNAICYQIINENVAVLHTSLAISIAIGTSDDIRNIPRLLGPYGTLSVDRSGILPFHTHPYIPLRGTGVIIGFVDSGIDYTNPAFIKRNNTSKILSIWDQTIQEGLPPSNFQYGTEYTNNDINIALQSENPYEVVPSIDETGHGTFLAGIAAGVAIDDTFVGAAPEADVIMVKLKPGKKYIRDFYLIEEDAIVYQDNDIIMGIQYLVDKAASVNRPLVICLGIGTNLDGHDGTSLLEEFINTIGDITGKAIIVAAGNEANLRHHFTNVYPYNTPYQDTEVIVGGNERGLFINIWAQAPDIYSIAILSPTGEFISRVPPIERWKEYTLWLERTEIYIKYISIEPRTGSQLILIRIKEPTEGVWTLRIIGEVVVVGQYSIYLDREGWILPTTSFFISSIFSTVTVPGTAKTPITVGAYNHYDESLYISSGRGPTRAGVLKPELVAPGVNVIGPLPFNQLGVMTGTSVAAAHVAGAAALLFQWGIVLGNNPQMNTRAIKQILIRGAERKGLYEFPNNLWGYGMLNLFRSFEILRGRRS